The Nicotiana tomentosiformis chromosome 9, ASM39032v3, whole genome shotgun sequence genome contains the following window.
taattacatcagccgctttATAGCACTATCAACCGTGATCTATGAgacgattttcaaaatgttaaataaGGATGCCGCAACCAATTGGACTAAAGACTGCATAACGCTTTTGATAGAATCAAAGATTATTTGTCCACACTGCCAGTTTTGGTCCCGCCAAAACCTGGTAGACCACTACTAATCTATATCTTCatattagatggggctttcggttgtgtcttgggataACAcgacaagaaaggaaggaaagaacaagccatatactatctaagtaagaagttcacaccctacgaagcacgatATTCTTTGCTATAATGCACCTGCTATGCTTTGACCTGGATAAcccagaaactgaggcactacttctatGCCTATACCAcgtatctcatatcaaggatggatcctctgaagtacatcttccagaaacccatgcctacagggaatctggcaaaatggcagatattgttgagtgaattcgacatcgtctatgtgactcagaaggcagttaagggacaagcattagcggatcatcttgcggaaaatcttgtaggaggagaatacgaaccactaaaaatgtattttcctgatgaagaagtatcattcgtaggagaagatatagTCGAAGCCTACGATgggtggagaatgttttttgatggagccgcaaacttcaaaggagtgggtattggagccgttttggtgtcagaaataggtcaatattatccggtatccgcaaaCTTAGATTTcagtgcaccaataatatggcagaatatgaggcttgcatattggggctcaatttgtccgttgacatgaatatccaggaattactagtaattggtgattcagatcttctagtacatcaggtgcagggagaatgggctacaaagaataccatgatattaccatatctatatcacgTGCAAGAGATGATGgtgaggttcacgaagatagagtttagacatgtcccgagaatccagaatgagttcgcagacgtattggccactttgtccttcatgatacagcatccggacaagaatttcatcgactccattccggtaaggattcataatcagccagaTTACTGTGCTCATTGTTGAAGAAGAATAagacgggaatccatggttccatgatatcaaggagtacttagCAAAATGAGAGTACCctgagcatgcaaatcatactaaaaaatgcacgctccgaagattgtccaaccatttcttccaaagtggaggaattatgtacagaaggactccatgTGTGTTGATGCCAAGGAAACTTCCAAACTTCTCCAAGAGATACACTTTGGAACTTgcagaccacacatgaatggtttcattttagtaaagaagatattgagggcaggttatttttggatgactatggtaacagactgcatcaggtatgtccagaaatgtcatcgGTTCCaaatacacgcagatatgatacgggtgccgccaaataaactcaatgcaacgagtgcacCTTGGCTTTTttccgcttggggaatggacatcattggACCAACCGAGTCCgtcgcttcaaatgggcacaggttcattttagtggacatagactacttcacaaaatgggtcaaagctgcatcctacaaagctataaccaagaaagtcatcgcagattttgtcagagaccgtattgtttgccgattcggggTTCAAGAGTCCATCATCATCGATAACGCTGCCAATAtcaacagtgacctaatgaaagttatcttcaaaatcaagcacaagaattccacagcatacaggcctcaaatgaatggagtGGAGGctacaaacaagaatatcaagaaaatactgaggaagatggtaggcaaccacaagcaatggcacgagaggttaccatttgccttattggggtaccggACCACAACTCGCATATCAACCGGGGAAACTCTctatttgctggtctatggtaCCGAAGCTGTCATTCCTGTCGaggttgaaattccttctttaagaattatacaagaagctgaacttAGTGATGCACAATGGATAATAAGccgctatgaacaattagctctcattgacgggaaaagaatgaatgcagtgtgtcatggtaaactctatcagaataggatgtccaaagctttcaacaaaagggtcaaacctagacagttcgcatcggggcagctggtactgaagcggatattcccgcatcaagatgaagccaaattgaaatttttgcccaattggcaagggccctacattgttcatcgagtactaacaggaggagcactcatactgaCAGAAATTGAcagagaaatttggccaaaacctatcaactcagacgcagtcaaaagatattatgtttagaatgttcgcatttcttcatctgatatAATTGAAccatgcttgacctgattcccatttaagagaggatacgtaggcagccctgtgggttcggtcagaattcaataaaattctcattttccccacatttagaaactggggcagaattttgaggaagaccctcaaaattctatggcaagaaggtcgcaatgtctctgatAATGTGACAGTTactggttcatctaatttatttaatattattgtatTTTAAATAACTAAGCACACATATTTTTCGAAAAGCTTTATTTTTAaccagatgctacccatggtaactcgagTAGGATTTCAATGCAGAGCAAAGCAAAGCAAGCAGGCGGAGGCACAAAGCAACCTCCccgtaaaactcacaattttcatTTGGATACAGGAACAAGGAATAGCCGCGAGTATGTGCGCACCTtagaatcactatcttcataacaacAAAGCTACCGAACGCAAACATATCtctagctaagaaatactctgctatcacttattatctatttattgcatgagactaagaattgtctccattttgcatgaagctaagctctgcctttcctatcgcatgagactaagcattgtctcctatatttcatgaggctaagccttgcctcctcaattgcacaaggctaagctctgcctttcctattgcatgagactaagcattgtctccattttgcatgaggctaagctctacctccttaattgcacaaggctaagctctgcctttcctattgcatgagactaagcattgtctcccatcttgcatgaggctaaaccatgcctcctcaattgcacaaggctaagctctgcctttcctattgcatgagactaagcattgtctcccatcttgcatgaggctaagctctacctccttaattgcataaggctaagctctgcctttcctattgcacgagactaagcattgtctccattttgcatgaggctaatcccTGCCTCTTCAATTGCATaaagctaagctctgccttctcAATGCactagactaagcattgtctccaatcttgcaaaagattaagcattgtctcccatcttgcatgaggctaagccttgcctccttaattacataaggctaagatctgccttcccaatgcacgagactaagcattctCTCcaatcctgcatgagactaagcattttcTCCAACCTTGCACAAGACTAAGTTCTGTCTTGTTTCATCTcaagcatcatgtctttgcatctcatgggctgaagcaTAGCCAAATtttccgaaggcgtcatagtccgaaggcatcatcctcatagccgaaaGACACCATACCAATGGCCggaggatctctcaatattgagcatcattattcaaaggcatcatagttcggaggcaccatcttcatagcccgagaacatcatttcatggcctgcgaatcccctatctcacaattcatggcccaggacatcacgATTTAAGGATGttatcctcaccgtccaaagacgatCTCCATAGTCcagagggaatttgcatcatgcttaAATTTATGCAATAATCTATATGTATTTGTATGCATCGTATTTTGAGTTTGCAGGTGATCCAAGAAGTAACTGTTCTCTTAACTGGAgaaatcttcgctccggtttccattcaacgttcatgtccagcaattatttcaaacgtaaccaaccaccGTCTGTTACCTATTTCCTTCTGATAACCGTTCAAATATCCATAACCATTCCCAGATACATCCGTTTACAATCCTGATATCGTCCTATCCAGAATATCTTTTCGTTCTTATAATAACTCCATCGGTTTattccaccgttggatccagaactacacatggcctgattcctgtaaaaccagggatatgtaggcagctcagaaaCCAGAGTCCGtcctatatttttcaaaattaccCCGTTCGGTCAAAATcgatcatcatttctttacccaacaactctttcatccttcccgGGTAAAGAAGGGCAACTGTTGATAACCAACTTTTCCTTCATattttccaaatatatatataccttcaaaatagcgtatatgcatcatcatttgatttagaagcatacacaagtatttttcataattttccataatttgtaaaaactttaaatcaatttatttctgtatttttactatataaatatccaataattaccctacaaattatttttatgatgatttaatcatataACCTAATCATTTATACtaatatgaggttttaaatatttccagtgcatttatcataattacatttgcatgttttagggccaaattgcatattttgcaataatagcccatatgcatatataattacattattcatacagaaaatgactttttatatttttacaatgttaagtaattatttttaatcattttcatgatcaattgatatttttttattaattatcaattattttataaattatttatttattaaatagcgggtatttaaaatctagccctaaaaTCCCCTATTTTCGGATTTAACCCAACACCCTTACACCAGCCCAATACCCTTGGCCCAAGACCCATTAGCCTAATCCCCATACCCATTTAAACACCCGACCCAGGACCTCTTTAAATCGTGaccgttgatctctaagatcaacggtCCACGTTACACCCTCCCCTTTAAACCAACCtaaacccctaaccctaatcattctaTACCACCTTGCCGCTCTAGAATTCCCTCGTCTCTCATCTCTCATGAACCCTAGCTGTCGTTCCTATCAACCCCCCCAAATTCGGCCCCAAAATGGAATCCACCATGGATTCCCTCACCTTATTTACCTGTCCTCACCACTGGCCACTTGTCTATGATCTTACTTAGTTGCTTTCCTAACATGGCAAGAAAATCTTgccaaaatcgaaccaaatcggTTCATACCTCTAATTTCTGTGGCTATTATGTCTATGTTCATCATTGATTCTTTGTGAGTAATGAATATTCTTCATATCTGTTGATGTTCATCCGGTTTTTTTAATGTTATTCCGCTTCTATTCATCTTATTTAGTgcgatttttactttattttccaCTGATTTCACACTTTTCCTAAAATTAGGATTTAAAACTTTCTCCTTTTCTTACCGATTCTGGTGAATCTTTCCTTTTTGTGTTCGATTACTTTCTCTCCTTATGTTTTCCCTGATTTTTactttaatatttgtttaaatattctgaataatttttgttttggtattATATTCTGAATAATTTTTGTTTCGATATTATTTGGGTGTCCTTTAAAGTATGCCTTAATAAGTCTGAACAATTTGTGTTTTGGTATGTCTGTGTATTTACCTTAAATATTCTGAATAATCTCGGGTGTTTCCCTGATTTGCTGAATTCCTTGATTTGTGCCCTAAATTACCTATAACTGATTTGTTCCCATGTTTATGTGCTGATTTCTATCACTATATATACTCTTCCCCCATTCCTTTTTGAAAGGAGCTTCGACTACTTTCTGAACTCACAATAGACTTACTAGACATAAGGTTATTCTGATTTTGCATTCTATACTCTAACTTTGGAGGCTAGTCAGCTCTGAAATCTTGCTATATACTGTGGACTTCCATACTTTGTGCATTTTGTTTCGCTTAACTGGTTAGTCACCTAACTTCTGCACTTTCATTCTTACATGTCCCTGATTTGTATATGTGATTACAACTATATTTGTTATTCAATATACTTTGGAAGGGTGTTTAAGTATAGATCTATCAAATCTGTATGTCTTAGTCCCTTTAACACTTAATTGCTCCTAATGTTATCTGTGCTGAAGTTATTTGACCTTATTTAAGGTCTATCCAGTTAGTGTACTAATCATTGAATGCCTATGAACATGTTTATCCCCTTACCCTGAATCCCTGTAGTGAATGCCTCACATTTGTGACTCTTATTACTAGTTATTATCTGCCTCTTTGCTATTGTGTTAACATGATCACTCGATCCCACACCCCTCTAGTGTTTGTTTGTAATTTAGAATAACTGTCTCATCATGTTCGAATTGCTGCTTTATCCATTGATACAAACTGGATCATCTTTGGTTAGATCATTATAACAAAGTTACCTGCTACTAAACATGGTTTTACTCAGTGTGTGTGTCTTGACTTATGACTGTAAGCATGAAGCCCTCCCCCCTTCTATGATGTTGTTCTGGTTTTCTCGATAATAACACTAGGTTATGTACTTAACATGATTCAGCATGCTTTAACTCATTCTACACCTATGACTTTGCCAAACATGCAAACATGTTCTTTGCCAACTTTTATCATGTGACTGCTACTGTGCTGAGTTTGAAACCTGTTTATCAGTTTCATTAAACTAGTTCTTATTTTTTTAAGTTCTATTTAAGTGTCTGCTTGTTGACTCATTTTGGTCATGTCTGTTTAAATCCTCAATTCATGTCTTTTCAATTTTGGTCTTTCTTTCTCTTTCACCTAAGCTCTTTTAAATCCTATTTTTAGCCAAAGCTGCCCAAGTTCTGTCttttggcctccctagtgtgagcactgctcaagGTTCAttagagacccttgtgaactctgacacactaggatttggttcCTAATCCCTCATCTGAAATATTCTTGTTAACCACCCTAATGTGAgaactgccctgggttcttgaagcccttgggaaactctgacacactagggccttggttctatatgctcaactctaACTTGTGCTCACTGGGTGAATCATTTAATTCCTAGATGCTGTATGTCTATGAGTGTGTAACTTGGAGACTGTTATGATTTGTGAGAATGAAGACCAGGCCTGTCCAGGTGTattttgggcctgctgtaggctccctatagttattCTCCTATGTAATTCATGCTATTCATTCTAGGTCTGTAATAATTATTGTATAAATATTTGGGgtattagtgaaattgggaaagAGATTTTATCTTATATTTGCAATAAatggggtagaaatcctgcctataggttcaatACTGTGTGTTTAGTTAtcgtgtgttagaaatcatgcctataggtatccTATTATGTTCAATCATTATATTTTAGCAATCTTGCCTATGGTTTCAATACTTGGTTCAATTGTGTTCTATTTCTActtattagaaaccatgcctattgGGAATTGTATGATTCAATATGCATTTACATGCTTCCCTATTCACAAAttttagagatcatgtctataggatctaaaatcagattaaattgtagaaagcatgcctataggtctGAATCAGTTAATTATCATCTTGCTCATTTATTAAGGAGTTCTCGACACTATGTCattattatcactagaaaatatgcctataggactaaaTAAGTAATTCTGAATATCCTTACGTGATTaccattatttattattgagtagAACACCTAGACATCATGCCTAAAGGTTTAATCCCCTTATGCTTAAAATCAGTAGGTAAATTATGTATGTTTCTGGAAATCGTATTTAGGAAATGGATTTTGCGTGTAGCTGTCTGCTCATTAATTTTGTATCAcgtagagatcctgcctataggattatGCAACCTTAACTCATTAAAATCTGTCAATGTTAATCAGTTTGGCGTGCATTTGTTATCTAAatgcggaggctaacttgagcccttatttgcttatATGTGAAAGTCCTAAATGTTTTGCTTGTCACCTAGTATTTtcccttttgagcaacctaagttaaattctagaaccaccctaaaatagaggtccaaatgcctcctggaccataggcatgggacgg
Protein-coding sequences here:
- the LOC138898486 gene encoding uncharacterized protein, with translation MVTDCIRYVQKCHRFQIHADMIRVPPNKLNATSAPWLFSAWGMDIIGPTESVASNGHRFILVDIDYFTKWVKAASYKAITKKVIADFVRDRIVCRFGVQESIIIDNAANINSDLMKVIFKIKHKNSTAYRPQMNGVEATNKNIKKILRKMVGNHKQWHERLPFALLGYRTTTRISTGETLYLLVYGTEAVIPVEVEIPSLRIIQEAELSDAQWIISRYEQLALIDGKRMNAVCHGDPRSNCSLNWRNLRSGFHSTFMSSNYFKRNQPPSVTYFLLITVQISITIPRYIRLQS